From Falco cherrug isolate bFalChe1 chromosome 4, bFalChe1.pri, whole genome shotgun sequence, one genomic window encodes:
- the LOC102056334 gene encoding histone-lysine N-methyltransferase SETMAR: MADLSGGREVLAVAVAPPGEAPPAFQYSPDSVAGADGEIDPTEITFRGCFCRTSSCVVHVCSCLSHGESYNSLCLRPTDKEEEYTRPVFECNTMCQCSESCQNRVVQRGLQFRLEVFKTEKKGWGLRTLEFIAKGRFVCEYAGEVLGFNEARRRIQAQTSKDSNYIIVVREHLHNGQIMETFVDPTYIGNVGRFLNHSCEPNLFMVPVRVDSMVPKLALFAATDISAGQELSYDYSGRCHNLPMTNREEKSLQEDKRLRKPCYCGSRICASFLPWDGSLFSTLDTSSGSSP, encoded by the exons ATGGCGGACCTCAGCGGCGGGCGGGAGGTGCTGGCTGTGGCCGTGGCGCCGCCCGGGGAGGCCCCGCCGGCTTTTCAG TATAGCCCAGACAGCGTGGCTGGAGCAGATGGAGAGATTGACCCCACTGAAATCACCTTTCGAGGATGTTTCTGTCGTACCAGCTCCTGCGTGGTTCATGTGTGCTCGTGTCTTTCCCACGGTGAAAGTTACAACAGTTTGTGCCTCAGGCCTACAGACAAAGAGGAGGAGTACACCAGGCCTGTTTTTGAGTGCAACACTATGTGCCAGTGCAGTGAATCCTGTCAGAACAGGGTTGTTCAGAGGGGTTTGCAATTCAGACTTGAGGTATTCAAGACTGAGAAGAAAGGGTGGGGTCTTCGCACTCTGGAATTCATAGCTAAAGGAAGATTTGTTTGTGAATATGCTGGTGAAGTCTTAGGCTTTAACGAGGCACGTAGAAGAATTCAGGCCCAGACATCAAAGGATTCAAACTATATTATAGTGGTGAGGGAGCACCTCCATAACGGTCAGATAATGGAGACATTTGTTGACCCTACGTACATTGGTAACGTAGGCAGATTCCTGAATCATTCTTGTGAACCAAATTTGTTCATGGTGCCAGTTCGAGTTGACTCAATGGTGCCTAAACTGGCACTTTTTGCAGCTACTGATATTTCTGCTGGACAGGAACTTTCATACGATTATTCTGGAAGATGCCATAATTTACCAATGACTAACAGAGAAGAGAAATCTTTACAGGAAGATAAGAGATTGAGAAAACCTTGCTACTGTGGTTCCCGCATATGTGCTTCCTTCTTACCTTGGGATGGCTCCCTTTTTTCCACACTAGACACTTCTTCAGGGAGTTCTCCATAG